A single region of the Vicia villosa cultivar HV-30 ecotype Madison, WI linkage group LG4, Vvil1.0, whole genome shotgun sequence genome encodes:
- the LOC131597566 gene encoding uncharacterized protein LOC131597566 has product MANNVTATKEATKRTFTCSFFREDMTHLIQLSTLVTGHNLDEFRKTYGHILHMLTSRVDGWALYTLLQFYDPELRCFTFLDYQLAPTLEEYADILKIKPNGGTHGFHVKFLIKKADTLAVEKKWKEFNALLAVMIYGLVLFPNIPNFVDLTAICLFMDQNPVPTLLADTYYTIHSRYGKKGSVGSCLPLLYEWFTSHLPKSGPFVTTKDSQKWPQRIMGLTGNDIVWCPTGMDVEEVITSCGTFDNVPLIGTKGTDPKGLEKVRSAWNSIHTDDQTSLGEKNAVAKQAYTDWVEDRVKDCLLPFPKVNPLYKQPPKVPIAIMPAENCIPVNMENTQLHEKKSDARPKHHLVDQIGVELTHEAKVLKEGSLRVQKRARTEKGERDTTVVVEDHREIIKRAVKEAEERLKREYREDLKAYKLKIEREARAEVRSLKKKLEEETTQRIAVETQLKGSHLRTARLTEENAKLRDRMMGLVSLDTYLLSHC; this is encoded by the exons atggctaacaacgtgaccgctacAAAAGAGGCTACCAAGCGTACATTCACCTGCAGTTTCTTTCGTGAGGATATGACACATCTGATTCAGTTGAGCACTTTAGTTACCGGGCATAACTTGGATGAGTTCAGGAAGACATATGGCCATATCTTACACATGTTAACTTCTCGGGTTGATGGATGGGCTCTATACACACTTCTTCAGTTCTACGATCCTGAGttacgatgtttcacctttcttGATTACCAACTGGCACCAACCCTTGAAGAATACGCTGACATCCTCAAGATTAAG cctaatggtggaaccCACGGATTCCATGTGAAATTTCTGATAAAGAAGGCCGACACCCTTGCTgttgagaagaaatggaaagaattcaaCGCTCTCCTAGCCGttatgatctatggtttggtgttgttcccgaATATTCCAAATTTCGTCGATCTAACTGCTATTTGTCTCTTCATGGATCAAAATCCTGTGCCCACTCTTTTAGCAGATACTTATTATACCATCCACTCCAGGTATGGGAAGAAAGGATCAGTTGGGAGTTGTTTACCGTTGCTATATGAGTGGTTCACTTCTCATTTACCTAAAAGCGGGCCGTTTGTTACAACAAAAGACTCACaaaaatggcctcaaaggatcatggggcttactggGAACGACATTGTCTGGTGTCCTACCGGAATGGACGTTGAGGAAGTTATAACTAGTTGTGGTACTTTTGACAATgttcccctcataggaacgaaag GAACCGATCCAAAGGGTCTAGAAAAGGTGAGGAGTGCCTGGAATAGCATCCATACAGATGATCAGACTTCTCTAGGTGAAAAGAATGCCGTTGCCAAACAAGCCTACACGGATTGGGTTGAGGATAGAGTTAAAGATTgtctgttgcctttcccgaaggttaatcCATTGTACAAGCAACCACCTAAGGTTCCAATTGCCATTATGCCTGCTGAGAATTGCATCCCAGTAAATATGGAAAACACCCAATTGCACGAAAAGAAGTCAGATGCGCGACCAAAACATCATCTTGTGGACCAAATAGGGGTTGAGTTGACACATGAAGCCAAGGTGCTGAAAGAAGGATCTTTgagagttcaaaagagggctagaacGGAAAAAGGGGAAAGGGATACTACTGTTGTTGTTGAAGATCACCGGGAGATCATAAAAAGGGCGgtaaaagaggcagaagagagACTCAAACGAGAGTACAGAGAAGACTTGAAGGCTTACAAACTCAAGATAGAAAGGGAGGCCAGAGCTGAAGTGAGGAgtctgaaaaagaaactggaagaagagaccaccCAAAGGATAGCGGTTGAGACTcagctgaaaggaagtcacctccgcacCGCCCGACTAACAGAAGAAAACGCCAAGCTCAGAGATCGAATGATGG GACTAGTTTCTCTTGAcacttatcttttgtcacattgttag